acacgagtatttaatacgcgtgtccaattggacacgtgtatgttATACActcgtccaattggacacgtgtacgtaatacgcgtgtccaattttgACACGTGTTTAACATACACGTCCCCAAATGTTACTGTGTTACAATTTGACACGTATCTCCTacacacgtgtcaaatttgacgcgtgtctacagtaaccggtactgtagacacgcgtcaaaatgctgAAATTGTTGTAGTGAATAGGCAATATCTTTGAGGGGGTGTTCAGGAACCCAATGAAAACGAGGGGGGAAGTAAGCAAGAGCCAACTGGCTTGGTTCTTTAATGGGAGCCATTCTTCTCTCAACAAAAAACAGATGCTGGAAATAGGGTAGGCGGATATAAGCTGAGGGTTTTTCAGCTTTAATAAATGGCATTCTTGGTCTATGAGAAGGACCAAGGAATGGACTGTATTCAGAGGCAAGAGCACTACTGAAAGTAATATTTGGTTCAGGGCAGAAAGTCATGAACCGGTTAGTAAGTGCCAACGAAGTGGTAATAGGAGAGGTAGCTGGGGTGCCAATAGGGGGAGAGGCAGCTGGGGTGCCAACAGGGGAAGACTCTGATTTAATGGCTAGATGCTTATTAACATAAGAATTAacaacttttccttttcctcgaTCCTTTTTACTTGCAATGGTGGCACTGCAAAAATTCACGAGTGAGAAAATCAGGGATGAAATTGTTAATTCCTTTAAtatattcaatatcaaaatcaaaaacacttaaaattgcttgccatcgggcaatatttgttttgaagcaatattttcaacatcttttttcaaaacatattttgcAGATTTGCAATCAATTCTTAACAAAAATTTCTGATTTAATAAATCAGATTGAAACTTCGTAATGCAAAGAACAACagaaatgatttcttttttaatagtactatagTTCTTTTATGCATTATTCCAGGATCCAGAATAGAATCAAACAATTTGTTTAGATGATCCTGGTGAAATAATCTGTTTCAGAATTCCTCCATAACCAATGTCGGAGGcatcagtttcaacaattttgaaagcAGTATCAGTGGGTATTCCCAAACAAAGAAGAGATCTAACATGAGTTTTGATCTCTCTAACAAGTGAAGTATGAACTTCTGTCCAGGGAGGAGGATTATTTTCCAACCTATCAAACAAAGGTTTGCAATACTTTCTCAAATCTTTGTAGAAGTCAACAATATAATTTAAAGATCCAAGGAATCTTTGGAGTTGATTTTTATCAGTGATAACATCAGGGAATTTGCTAGCAAATTCAATAGCTCGATCAATAGGACGGATATGTCCTTCAGCAATGTCGAAACCAAGGAATCGAATCTTGGTTTggaataatttaattttctttgtagAAACAAGTCCAttggttttaatgatttctagAAACGAATTCAAATGTTTCCAGTGTTCATCAATGGATTTAGAATAGATGAGGACATCATCAATGTAAACAATAGCAAAATGACTAAAAGGGTTAAGAATGTCATTCATGATCCTTTGGAATTCATTAGGGACATTCTTAAGGCCAAAATGCATAACATTCCATTCGTAATGTCCAAAGGGTGTGGTAAAGGCAGTCTTATACCTATCCCTATCATCAATCTGAATTTGCCAAAATTCATATTTCATATCAAACTTAGAGAAGACTAGGGCTTCACTAATGCGGTTGACTAGGTCTTTCCTATTAGGAATAGGGTACCTAATCCATTTTAACACATCATTCAAATGTTTGAAATTAATTACCAACCTAGGAGAACCTCTTTCAAGTTCAGCatttttcataacataaaaagcaGCACAAGACCAAGGGGACTTGCTCTTGCGGATAATATTTTTCGCAAGTAAATCAGCAATTTCTTTTTGGCAGAAATCTAAAGTTTCGGCATTCATTTGAATGGGCCTAGCTTTAGAAGGAATCGTCCTTTCGGAGAAGTCTTTGGTataaggctatatatatatatatatatatatattgtctctCACATATGAGTTTTAATTAACTTTAACAATTGAAGCCGGTTTtaactctctttttctttctagcGTGATGGTGTGTTTTCTTCTCTCAACCGACAATGACATTTTTACATCTTCAATATAGCCTTCGCCGCTCGACTATGTCACAAGTGCAACAATGGCTGGAATTTTGGGTGTGTTTAGTAAAGATTGTTGctatgatattttttatttttattttttagtagtagtaagaaatgattgatgtaacataaaatagaaagaatttgtatggaaaaatgaaaaaaaaaataaaataaaaaataaaattattttgcaggggttttttttatttgaatagtaataaaaaacgattgatgtgatataaacaatgaaaaaatttagaatgttttatagtttatttttttaaaaaaataaataaaaataaggggaggggagggtGGTTACCAAATAAACCCTTTAGCTCCTGTGTCTAATTTTtgtccatttatatatatatatatatatatatgattggaGAATCGTTCATGTAGCATAACAAAAGACCATCTTCTCaaccttttctattttctttctccCATATTAGCCACGCTAGGAGGAGGGACGAGTCCATCTCTTCCCTCCTTTCCtccattctcttttctttattattctttttctttttgttgttgtttggctAGAGGTTTCTTTAGCCATTTTCACCTCTTACAAGGCTCTATTGTTTTGTGCGACTTATCCAGCCCAAAATTTTAACCTCGGCGTCACTGCTCCACCTCTGCCCCGGTCTCCTTCTCCACCAATCACTTCACCTTCTCTATCGTGTCTATAGCTGAATTTGTCAAGGGTTTGAGATCAGATTTCTTGAAATCTAGATCTACTTCCCTCCGAACAGACACAGCCACCCACGCACCCCTCTACCGCATCCACCGGCGTTCCAGCTTCGCATCGCCGTCGGTCGACGCTCATTTCAACCTCCCCATACTGGCGCGTGGATCTCATGCGCATGCCATTTCCAGTGCCCCTTCGCCTTTCGCCCCATCTGCTATCGAAGTTattgattttggttttgattttttgttgtttttatgtttctaCGTCTTTACGTTACTTAGATTCTTGGACCGACAATCTTAGATCCTTGTCATTCCCCTTTCTTCTTCTGTATTGGCTCCTATACCGCTATATATATGTAGCCATTTTCTTGACTTTTGTTTAAGGTATAGAGGACTAAGACTTTTTTGACCTATTTGGGGTCGTAAAAACTCTCATTtcctctactttttttttttttttttttttttttaatttactttttatgCACTACTTATTTAGTTTGGTTTTGTCGCAGGAGAACATACCTTATTGAACTTGCTAACCCTTTGCAATTTTAATCTATtagttgttttttaaaaaaataaaaaataaaaaattcaaactgtACTTTACGTAGGCGTTCATTAATGTTCACATTAAATCCAATCCACTACGACTTTTTCCCTGCCTCACTAAGCTGACTAAGTAATAAATGCTTGTTTAtccaaaacaataagaaaaaaaaaagtaagagtaAAGACTAATAAACGGTTCGGTTTTCAATATTAAATTGCGAGGGCAATATAGTCAACGCGTCGTCTATACTGTAACCCGTTCCCACTCTATGGTCCACTTGACGGCCAATTAGGAGAGaacaaattttatattactcagataatataaaaacatatatactaaagaaaaaacaaattaaaaccgTAAACACGGAAAAATCTGAGGCTTTgcctgtatttttaaaataatatttttttgttaattttgggaattaattattttattttattttatttttattattattattttttttttacgtacGTTTGTAAAAATTTGCTATTGTCGGTCATTAGAGTTTGTTGATAACTCGAATGTCTTACCGAAAGCCCATAGATTCTAGCCACTATGCCAGATTTCAGCCAATTGACGGTGAGTAATTCTACATAACATATAAATGTTCATCAAGTGTTCATCaaaataatgatgtggcttttaaaattatcatttgatcaatcgcatgctcaatggtgattttaaaagccacctcattatttAATGGATACTTGATGGACATTTATGACATGCAGAATTACTCGTTTGGTGGCCAGAATCCGGCATATTAGATTCTGGCAAAATTGATCGCCCATGTCGAAATTTGGTTAGTGCTGCCAAATTTTGGCCACCGTCGTcggttttttttgttattgtgattttttcgtatttgtcaaataccaaaaaatctttttaaaaaatttatttttttaaaaaaaaaaatttcttaaaaaaaatttctaacaaaaaaaaataatttacgtcGAAATAATGAAAGCATTAAAGTGAGATGACTATTCTTGGCCAATATAATTTCGTTAAAGAAGCCATTTTCTTTGTCCATTTTCGGATTATGGATTTTCTCGAGTCTGAATGCCCAAAAAAGTCCAAATATTGCATCACACGACAACAGTGTTGGTCCGGTGCAGATGCCAAAAGTTGAAAAACTCATGCAGAAAGAAAAAGTACAAACAATTGCAATTTGCATGGGCACTTGTTTGCGTCACGGGTCCTACATCCACCATCACATATCTTTAATGAGAGAGCCCTATTTTCAAACttatgttttatatttattttatattgattgactGACTTAGTTTTTATGTCGGTCCCTTTAAAAGAGAGTAATTCACACCCATTCACACAGCTAAATGCgtaccaagaaaaagaaaaaaactgtcAAAGTAGGAACAACCACCCCCCAAAATAAGGAAAGACCAGTCGAGTCATAATGTCAAAGTCAACGCATTTTTCACTACACAAGAACACTGTATGTCGGCGTCAAAGTCAAACCCTGTGAATGTGATGACAACCCAAATGGGGGAGCTGGCCGGAGGCGAAAACATTCACCTCTTCTTCCTCCGATCTACGTTTTTGTTGGTCCCAAAATCTCCTacccttttctctttctctttctctaaaTGGGTTTCTCACTCTTAATCTCCTTCCTTTTATGCTGCGCTTTCCTCCCATCTTTTACCTTCTCAGGCTCCATCTCCACGCACTCCGTCAGCCCCAACTTCACCGCCTCAAACTTCCAATTCATCGACTACTCGGGGACTTTCTTGATCTCCCAAAATGGCACTTTCAAAGCCTCTATTTCCGGCACCAAGATTCAGCCCTCTCGCTATTACTTCTCTGTCACCCACGTCGCCTCCAACTCCACATCTGGTCCGCCAACCGCAACGCATTCATGTCAGACTCAGACAATCTGTCTCTAACCATCAACGGCCTCTCAGTCACGAACCAGGCTGATCATCAAGTACTATGGTCGACCCCGCCGTTGAAGTCTGAAGTTGCTGCTATGCAACTTCTGGAAACGGGGAACCTCGTATTGGTCGACGCACGAAATGTTACGCTGTGGGAGAGTTTTGAATATCCCACGGACACTATTGTCATTGGACAGCGTATCCGTGCCGGAAGGTCATTGCAAAGTGCCGTGTCGGACGGAGACATGTCGGTGGGTGATTATCAGCTTGAGGTTACCGACGGGGATGTTCTGCTGCAGTGGAATAGGATGACGTATTGGAAGCTGTCCATGGATGCCAAGGCTTACAAGGACTCGAATGCGGAGGTCTCGTTCATGGCGATGAACGCCACCGGTTTGTATTTGTTAGGGAGTGATGGATCAACGGTTGTGAGTCAGGTAGTTTTGAATGGCCCATCAAGTTTTAGAATTGGCAAATTGGGATCTGAAGGCAGATTTACGATCAGCAGCTTCATTAATTATGATTGGGTTCAAGAACTCAAGAAGCCGGATGAAGATTGCCGTATTCCTTTCATTTGCGGAAAAATTGGATTGTGCACGGGTGGAACTTGTACTTGTCCACCAGGATTCCATACTCAAATGAGTGGTACTGATTGCACGCCAATGGAtacttctctttctctgccttCGGCTTGCAATGAAACCAGAAATATTGGCAGCCAATTCAACTCCTCTGTTTCGTATCTGGGACTGGGCTATGGTATGGACTATTTTGCTAATAATTTCATAGAGCCTGTGAGGCGTGGTGTCAATTTGTCGGTTTGCCAAGATCTATGCTCTCAAAATTGTTCTTGTCTTGGCATTTTCCTTGGAAATTCTTCTGGCGGATCTTGTTATCTTCTTGAAAACCATTTAGGCTCAATCTTTTTTACCCCCAATAATCAAAGTTTGGGCTATATTAAAGCTTTGGTGAACTCTTCTGCTGAAAACCCAACTGGGGAAAACAAGAGATTCCCAATAGCCGGTTTGGTACTAATACCTTCATCCGGATTCTTCTTACTAACCATCATTGTAGTCCTCGCAATCCTTTGGTGGAGAAAAAATAGGCTTTCTAAAGGCGGAAATGAAAAATTGCGGCGGCTTTACTCGTCATCGTCTGCAGAGCTAGAGATAATCTACATCCCAGGCCTACCGAAAAGGTTCAACTATGAAGAAGTTGCAGTTGCTACTGAGAATTTAAAGACCCAGATTGGCAGTGGAGGCTTTGGTACTGTATACAAAGGTACTCTCTCAGACAAAAGCGTTGTGGCGGTGAAGAAGATTAGCAGTTTGGGTGTCCAAGGGAAGAAGGAATTCTGTACTGAGATTGCAATAATTGGGAACATCCACCATGTCAATTTGGTTAGGCTGATAGGTTTTTGCGCGCAACGGAGGCAGCGATTTCTTGTGCTTGAGTATATGAACAGAGGTTCGTTGGATCGCACACTCTTCGGAAATGGTGCTCCTGCTCTAGAATGGCGAGAAAGAGTGGAAATAGCACTCGGAACAGCACGGGGACTTGCTTACTTGCATAGCGGGTGCGAGCACAAGATCATTCACTGTGATGTCAAGCCAGAGAATATTCTCTTGCATGACGATTTGCAAGTGAAAATCTCAGATTTTGGGATTTCTAAGCTGCTAAGTCCCGAACAATCCAGTCTGTTCACGACAATGAGAGGAACTCGAGGCTATCTTGCACCCGAATGGCTGACGAGCTCCGCCATTTCTGACAAGATTGATGTGTATAGTTATGGGATGGTATTGCTAGAGATTGTGAGGGGAAGAAAGAATAATAGCATTGAAGGAATATATTTCCCTCTATTTGTGCTAGAAATGCATGAGCAGAGCAAGTATTTGGAGCTGGCGGACCCGAGGGTTGAGGGACGGGTGACAAGCCAACAAGTTGAGAAGCTCGTGCGGATTGCCTTGTGTTGTGTACACGAAGAGCCGGCGCTGAGACCGCCGATGGCTAGCGTTGTCGGCATGTTGGAAGGTGGATTGGCTATAGGTGAGCCAAGGGTCGAGTCGCTAAACTACTTGCGGTTCTATGGCCGGATATCCACCGAGATATCAACAATGGCAATGGAAGGGTCGAATGGGCAGAATGAGTTCCCTTATTTTAATGCTACTTCTAGTGGTTCATACAACTCACGGTCTTATATCTCTTCACAGCAAGTCTCGGGTCCCCGGTAGTGCTCTCATTCCAGTTATACGATGGATAGTTGTATAAAAGTTTGCTAAATAGTAATTATTTTGAGGATTTTGACAGGTTTATTAATAAAGAAATGCTATTTTGCGTCTACTACAGCTGCTTGCTAGTTTTAGTTTCCTTTCTTTGAAGCTCATTATAGAGCTTAGATAGATATCCTAAGAATTATGTGACTCTTACATTTcaagaggtagctcaatcggttggggaccacacctcatgaagcggaggtcactagttcgaatccctcctccaccctcttgtgtggacatatcaaaaaaagaaaaagaaaaattagagtCTGGTTGCGGTCCATTTTGCCGCATAGTTAGAAAATGCTAGGATATAGTCGATAGTATCTAAAGATTAGAGAAGAAATTCTCCGGTCTTAAATGATGAAAGGATTTTGCAGAGCCATTATAACAAGAAGGGAATCTCCTTCGAGGATGAAACAACCAATATGAAGAAAAACTGCTAGAGAAGCAGCTAATTGAGCAGCCAAGGCCTCGCCGATGTTAGGAGGACAAGGAGCTCTGATTTGAAAAATCATCTGAATAATGATGTTGTTGTCACTATTGCGATAAACAATTTGTTGAGCAAAAAATATATCCCTCATATCTATGTCGAAATTGATCTTGAACCATTGTAGAAGAGGAGGAATCCATTTTTCCACATGAGGAAAGAGCTTCAATTTCCAAGCGAGTAACTTTCTTTGTTAATAATCTTGGAAATGCTCAAAGCATCAAACCTGTGATGTCTCATTTGATTTGGTATGGATATACATCCGACATAGCATAATTGTCTCTCGTTGGGTTTTGTTGGTTGTTGTGAGTTTGTTATTTAGGGTATGGGCCTCAAAATCCGAACCCAAATTGATCCAATCCAACCCAACCTAGCTGTTTGCAGTGTCAATTTAGCCACCGTCTAAACCTGCATTGTATTTTGAGACCTTAAGAATGATTATAAGTTTAATGATTCTTAAGTGCAAAAACAATTTATAGTGCTCATTATGCTCTCGATGTCTTGTAATCCTTCTTTCTCAAATATAGATACACCGaccatttctttctctctctctctctctctctctctcaacttatTACTTATGAGTAACGTTTGACACCTTTACTTTTTTCGAAATTCCTTCGAAAAAAGTGACGTGGGATGGCCAAAggtaattttgcatttaatatgTATTCATttatattaagaaaaattacacatatttttctcaaattacCACTCAACTGTCGAAGTTTCcctaaattatcaattgtgtctATCTCCtttctcaaactactaaaaaaatgtcaatgttatgaaaaaaaaagggcGGAAAatgaacgattttttttttaaaaaaaaaaaaaaaaatgacaaatggaaaaatactgaaaattaaaaaaaaaaaaaaaaaaaaaaaaaaaaaaactatttttttaacaaaaaaaaaaaaacaaaagaagaaaaacctgtttttattttttgttattttggattttttaaa
The Alnus glutinosa chromosome 14, dhAlnGlut1.1, whole genome shotgun sequence genome window above contains:
- the LOC133857642 gene encoding G-type lectin S-receptor-like serine/threonine-protein kinase At5g35370 — protein: MLRFPPIFYLLRLHLHALRQPQLHRLKLPIHRLLGDFLDLPKWHFQSLYFRHQDSALSLLLLCHPRRLQLHIWSANRNAFMSDSDNLSLTINGLSVTNQADHQVLWSTPPLKSEVAAMQLLETGNLVLVDARNVTLWESFEYPTDTIVIGQRIRAGRSLQSAVSDGDMSVGDYQLEVTDGDVLLQWNRMTYWKLSMDAKAYKDSNAEVSFMAMNATGLYLLGSDGSTVVSQVVLNGPSSFRIGKLGSEGRFTISSFINYDWVQELKKPDEDCRIPFICGKIGLCTGGTCTCPPGFHTQMSGTDCTPMDTSLSLPSACNETRNIGSQFNSSVSYLGLGYGMDYFANNFIEPVRRGVNLSVCQDLCSQNCSCLGIFLGNSSGGSCYLLENHLGSIFFTPNNQSLGYIKALVNSSAENPTGENKRFPIAGLVLIPSSGFFLLTIIVVLAILWWRKNRLSKGGNEKLRRLYSSSSAELEIIYIPGLPKRFNYEEVAVATENLKTQIGSGGFGTVYKGTLSDKSVVAVKKISSLGVQGKKEFCTEIAIIGNIHHVNLVRLIGFCAQRRQRFLVLEYMNRGSLDRTLFGNGAPALEWRERVEIALGTARGLAYLHSGCEHKIIHCDVKPENILLHDDLQVKISDFGISKLLSPEQSSLFTTMRGTRGYLAPEWLTSSAISDKIDVYSYGMVLLEIVRGRKNNSIEGIYFPLFVLEMHEQSKYLELADPRVEGRVTSQQVEKLVRIALCCVHEEPALRPPMASVVGMLEGGLAIGEPRVESLNYLRFYGRISTEISTMAMEGSNGQNEFPYFNATSSGSYNSRSYISSQQVSGPR